The Bradyrhizobium sp. B097 genome contains the following window.
GTCGAGGCTCTCGAGCGCCTCGCGCAGCGAGCCGCAGACGGTCGGAATCTGCTTCAGCTCTTCCTTCGGCAGATCGTAGAGGTCCTTGTCCATCGCCGGACCCGGATCGATCTTGTTCTTGATGCCGTCGAGGCCTGCCATCAGCATCGCGGCGAAGCCGAGATAGGGATTGGCCATCGGGTCGGGGAAACGCACCTCGACGCGCTTGGCCTTCGGGTTCGCGGTGTAGGGGATCCGGCAGGCCGCCGAGCGGTTGCGCGCGGAATAGGCGAGCAGCACTGGGGCTTCATAGCCCGGGACCAGACGCTTGTAGGAGTTGGTCGATGGGTTGGTGAAGGCGTTGATCGCCTTGGCGTGCTTGATGACGCCGCCGATGTAGTGCAGGCAGGTTTCCGACAGGTCGGCGTATTTGTTGCCGGCGAAGGTCGGCTTGCCGTCCTTCCAGATCGACTGGTGGACGTGCATGCCCGAGCCGTTGTCGCCATAGACCGGCTTCGGCATGAAGGTGGCGGTCTTGCCGTAGATGTGCGCGACCTGGTGGATGCAGTACTTGTAGATCTGCATGTGGTCGGCCATCAGGGTCAGCGTGTCGAACTTCATGCCGAGCTCGTGCTGGGCTGACGCCACTTCATGGTGGTGCTTCTCGACCTTGACGCCCATCTTGGCCATCGCGCCAAGCATCTCGGAGCGCATGTCCTGCACCGAGTCCTGCGGCGGCACCGGGAAGTAGCCGGCCTTGGTGCGGATGCGATGGCCAAGGTTGCCGCCTTCATACTCGGTGGCAGAGTTGATCGGCAGCTCGGAAGAGTCGAGACGGAAGCCCGTGTTGTAGGGTTCGGCCGAATAGCGCACGTCGTCGAACACGAAGAACTCGGCCTCGGGGCCGACGAACACGGTGTCGCCCACGCCCATCGACTTCACCATGGCCTCGGCCTTCTTGGCGATGCCGCGGGGGTCGCGGTTATAGGGCTCGCCGGTGGTCGGCTCGAGCACGTCGCAGGTGATGACCATGGTGGTCTCGGCGAAGAACGGGTCGATCGTCGCGGTGACCGGGTCCGGCATCAGGCACATGTCGGATTCATTGATCGCCTTCCAGCCCGCGATCGACGATCCGTCGAACATCGTTCCCTCGGCGAAGATGTCATCGTCGATCATGCTGACGTCGAAGGTGACGTGCTGCCACTTGCCGCGCGGATCGGTGAAGCGCAGGTCGACGTATTTGACGTCGTTGTCCTTGATCGATTTCAGGACGTCTTTGGCGGTCTTCATGAATACCCCTTATGGATGTGCGGGTCGGTTTCCAGCGGAGAGGGACGTTATTCCCGCTTTTGGCGAGTTCGTGTGACTGCTGAAACGAAATGAGGCTGCCGAAGCAGCCTTTTTTCTCTTTTGCCGTCAGAAAATCCGGATAGCACCGGGCTTAAATAGCGTCCAGCCCGGATTCGCCGGTCCGGATGCGGATGGCTTCCTCGATGTTGGAGACGAAGATCTTGCCGTCGCCGATCCGCCCGGTCTGGGCCGCGCGGCGGATCGCGTCAATCGCCTTCTCGACCAGGTCGTCGCCGATCACGATCTCGATCTTCACCTTGGGCAGGAAGTCGACGATGTATTCCGCACCGCGATAGAGCTCGGCATGGCCCTTCTGGCGGCCAAATCCCTTGGCCTCGGTTACGGTGATGCCTTGCAGTCCGACTTCCTGGAGCGCTTCCTTCACCTCGTCGAGCTTGAAGGGCTTGATGATGGCTTCAATCTTCTTCACTGAGCGCCTCCCGGGCATTGCAGATTGCAGGGTCGAGTTCGATGCGCGTGGGGCGCAGTCTGGTTGGTCTTAAACCTTCCGGCGGGTGGCCGGAAACACGCGCAATGGTCGCATCGAGCGGCATTGTGCGCGGCTTCCTCAAAAGCAGGGTCTATGCCAAGTTGTTAAGGTCCCCAATTTTGGAATGTTATCAGCCTTTTAACAGGCAGTCGGCTGATATCGAACCACATGGGCTATGATATCCAAGCCCAACAAATAGGCAAATAGATCAATCCGTATGCAGTCGGCCAGTAGAAACCCCGCGAACGTCACAGGAATTGCCTCTCGAAAAGGCGAAGCGATTGAGGATTCGGCATGGACGTTCTGACCACCACCGAGATGGAGCGCGCCGACCGGCTGACCGTCGCAGCCGGTACGCCGGGCTTCGCACTGATGATGAGCGCCGGCCAGGCCGTCGCTGAAGCCGCGATGGACCTGGTCGAGGAGGGGCCGATCGTCGTGGTCGCCGGCCGCGGCAACAATGGCGGCGACGGCTTTGTCGCCGCCGCCGAGCTCGCCGCGCGCGGCCGCGAGGTGTCGGTGATCCTGCTCTGCGAGCGCGACAGCCTGCAGGGCGACGCGGCGCTGGCGGCGAAGGGCTGGAAATATCCGGTGCTGCCGTTCAACCCGCAGGCGCTCGGCAAGCCGGCGCTGATCATCGACGCGCTGTTCGGCGCCGGGCTCAATCGCCCGGTCAAGGGCGACCCGCTGGAGATGATCGCGGCCATCAACGCCAACGGTACGCCGGTGCTGGCGGTCGACCTGCCGAGCGGAATCAACGGCACCACGGGCGCCGTCATGGGAGCGGCCGTGCAGGCGGCCGAAACCGTCACCTTCTTCCGCAAGAAGCCCGCGCATCTGTTGCTGCCGGGTCGGATGTATTGCGGCCGGGTGCGTGTCGCCGACATCGGCATCGCGGCGCAGGTGCTTGACGAGATCAAGCCGCTGACCGCGGAGAATTTGCCGCAGGCCTGGCGCTGGTCGTTTCCGCTGCCGCGGATTGATGGCCACAAATACGCAAGGGGCCACACCGTCGTGGTCTCCGGCGATCTCGCTTC
Protein-coding sequences here:
- a CDS encoding P-II family nitrogen regulator, with the protein product MKKIEAIIKPFKLDEVKEALQEVGLQGITVTEAKGFGRQKGHAELYRGAEYIVDFLPKVKIEIVIGDDLVEKAIDAIRRAAQTGRIGDGKIFVSNIEEAIRIRTGESGLDAI
- the glnA gene encoding type I glutamate--ammonia ligase; the encoded protein is MKTAKDVLKSIKDNDVKYVDLRFTDPRGKWQHVTFDVSMIDDDIFAEGTMFDGSSIAGWKAINESDMCLMPDPVTATIDPFFAETTMVITCDVLEPTTGEPYNRDPRGIAKKAEAMVKSMGVGDTVFVGPEAEFFVFDDVRYSAEPYNTGFRLDSSELPINSATEYEGGNLGHRIRTKAGYFPVPPQDSVQDMRSEMLGAMAKMGVKVEKHHHEVASAQHELGMKFDTLTLMADHMQIYKYCIHQVAHIYGKTATFMPKPVYGDNGSGMHVHQSIWKDGKPTFAGNKYADLSETCLHYIGGVIKHAKAINAFTNPSTNSYKRLVPGYEAPVLLAYSARNRSAACRIPYTANPKAKRVEVRFPDPMANPYLGFAAMLMAGLDGIKNKIDPGPAMDKDLYDLPKEELKQIPTVCGSLREALESLDKDRAFLKNGGVFDDDFIDAYIELKMTEVARFEMTPHPVEFEMYYSL